The Actinomadura sp. WMMB 499 genome includes a window with the following:
- a CDS encoding ABC transporter permease, producing the protein MTVQGKTAEETLGEQIRWAFADCWTIVLRGLTHYVRQPSNIAWQLGFPIVSVLLFGYVFGSAMSVPGGGDYREFLMPGMFGMTMAMGFMNTAYAVVYENTRGVTDRFRSMPMAPSAVVTGRGVGDLIAASLDLLVLFLTALVIGWRTDGGPLATLGAFGLFLLLRFGLIWIGILLGMLIPNEEAAGSLFAVAFPFAMISSAFVAPSLMPDWLGTIAMWNPVSSTVTASRELFGNPAAVGDTWIEQNALLMAIVWPLVITAVFLPLAVRRYQNLSR; encoded by the coding sequence GTGACCGTGCAGGGCAAGACGGCCGAGGAGACCCTCGGCGAGCAGATCCGCTGGGCCTTCGCCGACTGCTGGACGATCGTCCTGCGGGGCCTGACGCACTACGTCCGGCAGCCGAGCAACATCGCCTGGCAGCTCGGCTTCCCCATCGTCTCGGTCCTGCTGTTCGGGTACGTGTTCGGCAGCGCGATGTCGGTGCCCGGCGGAGGCGACTACCGCGAGTTCCTGATGCCCGGCATGTTCGGGATGACGATGGCGATGGGGTTCATGAACACCGCGTACGCCGTCGTCTACGAGAACACGCGCGGCGTCACCGACCGGTTCCGCTCCATGCCGATGGCGCCGTCCGCCGTGGTCACCGGCCGGGGCGTCGGCGACCTGATCGCCGCGAGCCTGGACCTGCTCGTGCTGTTCCTGACGGCCCTGGTGATCGGCTGGCGGACCGACGGCGGGCCGCTCGCGACCCTCGGCGCCTTCGGGCTGTTCCTGCTGCTGCGCTTCGGGCTGATCTGGATCGGCATCCTGCTGGGCATGCTGATCCCGAACGAGGAGGCCGCCGGGAGCCTGTTCGCGGTCGCGTTCCCGTTCGCGATGATCTCGAGCGCGTTCGTCGCGCCGTCCCTGATGCCGGACTGGCTGGGCACGATCGCGATGTGGAACCCGGTCTCCTCGACGGTGACCGCGTCCCGCGAGCTGTTCGGCAACCCGGCCGCGGTCGGCGACACCTGGATCGAGCAGAACGCCCTGCTCATGGCGATCGTTTGGCCGCTCGTCATCACGGCGGTCTTCCTGCCCCTGGCCGTCCGCCGCTACCAGAACCTGAGCCGCTAG
- a CDS encoding GNAT family N-acetyltransferase translates to MTLLRGSSVVLRPTAAADVPALAAIRDRPEVRARWGGGASLEADVAADLRDPDVNLFTVLLDDRIVGMAQWYAEDDPEYRHAGIDLFLDPTVHGRGLGTDTVRTMARHLTDDHGFHRLVIDPAADNAPAIRCYEKVGFRPVGVMRRYERGADGTWHDCLLMDLLADELVR, encoded by the coding sequence ATGACCCTGTTGCGAGGTTCCTCGGTGGTGCTGCGCCCGACCGCCGCCGCGGACGTCCCGGCGCTGGCGGCCATCCGGGACCGGCCCGAGGTGCGGGCGCGGTGGGGCGGCGGCGCGAGCCTGGAGGCCGACGTCGCGGCGGACCTCCGGGACCCGGACGTCAACCTGTTCACCGTCCTCCTGGACGATCGGATCGTCGGCATGGCCCAGTGGTACGCGGAGGACGATCCGGAGTACCGGCACGCCGGCATCGACCTGTTCCTCGACCCCACCGTGCACGGCCGCGGCCTCGGCACCGACACCGTCCGCACGATGGCCCGGCACCTCACCGACGACCACGGCTTCCACCGCCTGGTCATCGACCCGGCGGCCGACAACGCCCCGGCCATCCGCTGCTACGAGAAGGTCGGCTTCCGGCCGGTCGGCGTCATGCGGCGGTACGAGCGCGGCGCCGACGGCACCTGGCACGACTGCCTGCTCATGGACCTCCTGGCGGACGAACTCGTCCGCTGA
- a CDS encoding MFS transporter, producing MTSLRRTGSGPDPVPPRSGSMNTPAMRRILASSFIGSLIEYYDFLLYAMAAAIVFKDLFFTDAGPGVAAFASFGTLAAGYAARPVGGAIFGHFGDRLGRKNVLVVSMVTMGVATCLIGLLPTTAQIGIAAPVLLVVLRVVQGLAVGGEWGGAMLVGLEHAPDGRRGFAASFANMGAPAGATLATLVFSACTLLPEDEFLSWGWRVPFLLSVALVSVGLVIRLKVAETPLFQELRDAAETRKIPLVEVLAKYPRNLALGVLAGTSVYTLAGIVTVWAVSHAVDAGADKTGVLNAKAAAAAVMIPIVIVSARLSDRVGRRPVMLAGMVMAALAAFPILWLADTGTVWGFAGAVVLGQALQGVIFGPFGAFTAELFPTRMRYTGASLTYQSASTLGAGFTPAIAAALVVGGGLPLLGGIWVLAFVVAGAALLLTREGRTRDLATMK from the coding sequence ATGACCTCACTCCGGCGGACCGGCTCCGGTCCCGACCCGGTGCCGCCGCGCTCCGGGAGCATGAACACCCCGGCGATGCGGCGCATCCTGGCGTCCAGCTTCATCGGCAGCCTCATCGAGTATTACGACTTCCTGCTGTACGCGATGGCGGCCGCCATCGTGTTCAAGGACCTCTTCTTCACCGACGCGGGGCCGGGGGTCGCGGCGTTCGCGTCGTTCGGCACGCTGGCCGCCGGGTACGCCGCCCGTCCGGTGGGCGGCGCGATCTTCGGGCACTTCGGCGACCGGCTCGGGCGCAAGAACGTCCTGGTCGTGTCCATGGTGACCATGGGCGTCGCCACCTGCCTGATCGGTCTGCTCCCCACCACCGCGCAGATCGGCATCGCCGCGCCGGTGCTGCTGGTCGTCCTGCGGGTCGTGCAGGGCCTGGCCGTGGGCGGCGAGTGGGGCGGCGCGATGCTGGTCGGCCTGGAACACGCCCCTGACGGCAGGCGCGGGTTCGCCGCCAGTTTCGCCAACATGGGCGCGCCCGCGGGGGCTACGCTCGCCACGCTGGTGTTCAGTGCCTGCACCCTCCTCCCCGAGGACGAGTTCCTGTCGTGGGGCTGGCGCGTACCGTTCCTCCTCAGCGTCGCGCTCGTCAGTGTGGGGCTGGTGATCCGCCTCAAGGTCGCCGAGACTCCGCTCTTCCAGGAGTTGCGGGACGCGGCCGAGACCCGGAAGATCCCCCTGGTCGAGGTGCTCGCGAAGTATCCGCGGAACCTGGCGCTGGGGGTCCTCGCCGGGACGAGCGTCTACACGCTCGCGGGGATCGTGACGGTGTGGGCGGTGTCGCACGCCGTCGACGCCGGTGCGGACAAGACCGGGGTGCTCAACGCCAAGGCCGCGGCGGCCGCCGTCATGATCCCGATCGTGATCGTGAGCGCCCGGCTCAGCGACCGCGTGGGGCGCCGTCCGGTGATGCTCGCCGGCATGGTCATGGCGGCGCTGGCGGCCTTCCCGATCCTGTGGCTGGCCGACACCGGCACCGTGTGGGGCTTCGCCGGCGCCGTCGTGCTGGGCCAGGCGCTCCAGGGCGTGATCTTCGGCCCGTTCGGCGCCTTCACCGCCGAACTGTTCCCGACCCGCATGCGGTACACCGGCGCCTCGCTGACCTACCAGAGCGCCTCCACCCTCGGCGCCGGCTTCACCCCGGCCATCGCGGCGGCCCTGGTCGTCGGCGGCGGCCTGCCGCTCCTCGGCGGCATCTGGGTTCTCGCCTTCGTCGTCGCCGGGGCCGCGCTCCTGCTCACCCGGGAGGGACGAACCCGCGACCTGGCCACGATGAAGTGA
- a CDS encoding IclR family transcriptional regulator has translation MPGQIREPGRTVTSRVLAVLDAFGPDDTGLSLAELCRRTGLAPATAHRLAAELVAWGGLERDRDQRYRIGLRLFEIGMRAPGRRGLIEAARPFLEDLYEVTHENVHLAVRAAHHAIYLDKITGVRAVGAPARAGDRLPLHATGMGKALLAFARPELTAEIVREGLTRYTPHTLTSPELLRRALVRTREQGFAVAVQEYSLGTVSVAAPVLSPDRRHAVAAISVVVHSSRANIARLGPAVRAAAMGAARHVSRPARDAG, from the coding sequence ATGCCCGGACAGATCCGGGAACCGGGACGGACGGTGACCAGCCGGGTGCTGGCGGTTCTGGACGCCTTCGGGCCCGACGACACGGGGCTGTCCCTCGCCGAGCTGTGCCGGCGCACCGGGCTGGCCCCCGCGACGGCACACCGGCTCGCCGCGGAACTCGTCGCGTGGGGCGGGCTGGAGCGTGACCGCGACCAGCGCTACCGGATCGGGCTGCGGCTGTTCGAGATCGGCATGCGCGCACCCGGCCGCCGCGGCCTCATCGAGGCCGCCCGCCCCTTCCTCGAGGACCTCTACGAGGTCACCCACGAGAACGTGCACCTCGCCGTGCGCGCGGCGCACCACGCCATCTACCTCGACAAGATCACGGGGGTGCGGGCCGTCGGCGCTCCGGCGCGCGCGGGCGACCGGCTCCCCCTGCACGCCACCGGCATGGGGAAGGCGCTACTCGCCTTCGCCCGGCCGGAGCTCACCGCGGAGATCGTCCGGGAGGGGCTGACCCGCTACACGCCGCACACCCTCACCTCGCCGGAGCTGCTGCGCCGCGCGCTCGTCCGGACACGGGAGCAGGGGTTCGCGGTCGCCGTGCAGGAGTACTCGCTGGGAACCGTCTCCGTCGCCGCGCCCGTGCTGTCACCCGACCGGCGGCACGCGGTCGCGGCGATCTCCGTCGTCGTGCACAGCTCCCGCGCGAACATCGCGCGGCTCGGACCGGCCGTCCGCGCGGCGGCGATGGGCGCGGCCCGGCACGTCTCCCGCCCGGCCCGGGACGCCGGGTAG
- a CDS encoding MBL fold metallo-hydrolase translates to MPNTTVTLTGTGTPLPVPGRAGPGTLVRRGGWAAQVDAGRGTVLRLAELGLGCPDIDLLALTHHHSDHLVGAADLVLTRWVQGRFDPLPVLAPEGPTARFARRLLDGWAEDIDVRRRHTGRPAPQGPDVRAFAPPAAPAVIWRSADVEIAAVSVRHEPVEPAVAYRFDTPSGAVVVSGDTRVCAEVERLARGADVLVHEACRSAAVRERGKRFIADYHADTVELGAMAERAGIGTLVLTHLEPAPRTDEDTEAFAAEVRRGGYGGHLIVGEDLLTAPVGEPAAQRG, encoded by the coding sequence GTGCCGAACACCACCGTGACGCTGACGGGAACGGGAACCCCGCTGCCGGTCCCGGGCCGGGCCGGGCCGGGGACGCTGGTGCGGCGGGGCGGCTGGGCCGCCCAGGTCGACGCCGGCCGGGGCACCGTCCTGCGGCTCGCCGAACTGGGGCTGGGATGCCCGGACATCGACCTCCTCGCGCTCACCCACCACCACTCCGACCATCTGGTCGGCGCGGCCGACCTCGTGCTCACGCGCTGGGTGCAGGGCCGGTTCGACCCGCTGCCGGTGCTGGCCCCGGAGGGTCCCACCGCGCGGTTCGCCCGGCGCCTGCTCGACGGGTGGGCCGAGGACATCGACGTCCGGCGGCGGCACACCGGCCGCCCCGCGCCGCAGGGGCCGGACGTGCGGGCCTTCGCCCCGCCCGCGGCTCCGGCCGTCATCTGGCGATCGGCGGACGTGGAGATCGCCGCGGTCTCGGTCCGGCACGAGCCGGTGGAGCCCGCGGTCGCCTACCGTTTCGACACCCCGTCCGGCGCGGTCGTCGTCAGTGGCGACACCCGCGTGTGCGCGGAGGTCGAGCGGCTGGCGCGGGGGGCGGACGTGCTCGTGCACGAGGCGTGCCGCAGCGCGGCCGTCCGGGAGCGGGGCAAGCGGTTCATCGCCGACTACCACGCCGATACCGTCGAGCTGGGCGCCATGGCCGAACGCGCCGGGATCGGGACGCTGGTGCTCACCCATCTCGAACCGGCACCGCGCACGGACGAGGACACCGAGGCGTTCGCGGCCGAGGTGCGCCGGGGCGGCTACGGCGGGCACCTGATCGTCGGGGAGGACCTTCTCACGGCACCGGTCGGCGAACCCGCTGCTCAGCGCGGCTAA
- a CDS encoding TetR/AcrR family transcriptional regulator, with the protein MTTEHGDHRDPQRSLKLLWGDRARPPRGRPPTLTLEAIVAAAVETADELARTEGLEALTMRSIATRLGVGTMSLYRYVPGKGELLDLMLDHVIGEYEPAEEEHGPSGWRDVLAGDAHRQWRMCMEHPWYPFVDQSRPILGPNSLHGLDRVLGLLRPIGVPDRTLMMMIGTQSDYVDGVARSCINERRAVERTGLSGEDFWAAQAPTLEKAVLSGRFPAMAAADENTFDWSYEQIFEFGLNRLHDGFASFLGERSG; encoded by the coding sequence ATGACGACCGAGCACGGCGACCACCGCGATCCCCAGCGGAGCCTGAAGCTGCTGTGGGGCGATCGCGCCCGCCCGCCGCGCGGCCGCCCGCCCACGCTCACGCTCGAGGCGATCGTCGCCGCCGCCGTGGAGACCGCCGACGAGCTCGCGCGGACCGAAGGGCTCGAGGCGCTCACGATGCGGTCCATCGCGACCCGCCTCGGCGTCGGCACGATGTCGCTGTACCGGTACGTCCCGGGCAAGGGCGAACTGCTGGACCTCATGCTCGACCACGTCATCGGCGAGTACGAGCCCGCGGAGGAGGAGCACGGCCCCTCCGGCTGGCGCGACGTGCTCGCGGGCGACGCCCACCGCCAGTGGCGGATGTGCATGGAGCACCCCTGGTACCCGTTCGTGGACCAGAGCCGCCCCATCCTCGGGCCGAACTCCCTGCACGGCCTGGACCGCGTCCTCGGCCTGCTCCGGCCCATCGGCGTCCCGGACCGGACGCTGATGATGATGATCGGCACGCAGAGCGACTACGTGGACGGGGTGGCGCGCAGTTGCATCAACGAGCGCCGCGCCGTGGAGCGGACCGGCCTCAGCGGCGAGGACTTCTGGGCCGCGCAGGCGCCCACCCTGGAGAAGGCCGTGCTCAGCGGCCGGTTCCCGGCCATGGCCGCGGCCGACGAGAACACCTTCGACTGGTCCTACGAGCAGATCTTCGAGTTCGGCCTGAACCGCCTGCACGACGGCTTCGCATCCTTCCTCGGCGAGCGCTCCGGCTGA
- a CDS encoding ATP-binding cassette domain-containing protein: MPDNAILCEGVRKHYGNKHALDGFDLTVPAGTVYGLLGPNGAGKTTAVRILATLIRPDGGRAEVAGIDVAARPRRVRRRIGLAGQHAALDEVLTGRQNLRMFGRLFHLGRAAAARRADELLARFDLVEAADKGVKHYSGGMRRRLDLAAAMILAPDVLFLDEPTTGLDPRSRNEVWHSVRSLVEQGTTVLLTTQYLDEADQLAGRIAVLDRGRVIADDTPDGLKRLVGADRIEVVVRDPADLPATAEVIARVTAAEPLVEAAVARVHAPVTDGVAALTEIARTLQDDGVGVADIGLRRPTLDEVFLRLTGHRADDAGTAAPGAAEPTKEGART; the protein is encoded by the coding sequence ATGCCGGACAACGCGATCCTCTGCGAGGGGGTCCGCAAGCACTACGGGAACAAACACGCGCTCGACGGCTTCGACCTCACGGTGCCGGCGGGCACCGTCTACGGCCTGCTGGGGCCGAACGGGGCGGGCAAGACGACCGCCGTGCGCATCCTGGCCACGCTCATCCGGCCGGACGGCGGCCGGGCCGAGGTGGCCGGGATCGACGTCGCCGCGCGCCCCCGGCGGGTGCGCCGCCGGATCGGGCTGGCCGGGCAGCACGCCGCGCTGGACGAGGTCCTGACGGGACGGCAGAACCTGCGCATGTTCGGCCGGCTGTTCCACCTGGGGCGCGCGGCGGCGGCGCGCCGGGCCGACGAGCTGCTGGCGCGGTTCGACCTGGTCGAGGCCGCCGACAAGGGGGTCAAGCATTACAGCGGCGGGATGCGCCGCCGCCTCGACCTCGCCGCCGCGATGATCCTCGCACCGGACGTCCTGTTCCTCGACGAACCGACGACCGGGCTCGACCCGCGCAGCCGCAACGAGGTCTGGCACTCCGTCCGGTCGCTGGTCGAGCAGGGCACGACCGTCCTGCTCACGACCCAGTACCTGGACGAGGCCGACCAGCTCGCCGGGCGCATCGCCGTCCTCGACCGGGGCCGGGTCATCGCCGACGACACGCCGGACGGCCTGAAGCGGCTGGTCGGCGCCGACCGGATCGAGGTCGTGGTGCGCGACCCGGCGGACCTGCCCGCGACGGCGGAGGTCATCGCCCGCGTCACGGCCGCCGAACCGCTGGTCGAGGCGGCGGTAGCGCGGGTGCACGCGCCGGTCACCGACGGGGTGGCCGCGCTGACCGAGATCGCCCGCACCCTGCAGGACGACGGCGTCGGCGTGGCGGACATCGGGCTGCGCCGACCGACGCTGGACGAGGTGTTCCTGCGGCTCACGGGGCACCGGGCCGACGACGCGGGCACCGCCGCCCCCGGCGCGGCGGAGCCGACGAAGGAAGGGGCGCGGACGTGA